The region CGGTTTCAGACTCCAGGGACATCTAATTAGCAGAACACCCTGAATATTGCTTTTCAACAGGTGGCAATGAGCACAGGAGGTGAAGGggaaaactgaaagaaaaaaaaaagacaggagagaagagaagagtgacTAGGGAATCAAGGGTGTAAGTAAGAGGGATAAAGGAGAAAAGGAAGTCTATGCAGCTGCAAAAATAAGGACAGCTGGGGTATATCCAAACACACGATGATCAAGGAAAAGGAGGGAGACACCTGTAGGGTTTTCCAGATGAATTCCAAATCACACTTGAGCTGAACAAAGCACACTGTGTCCACATCGTAACAGCAGAtatggtgtgtgggtgtgtgtgtgtgtgtgtgtgtgtgagagtgtgtgtgtgtgtgtgtgtgtgtgtgtgtgtgtgtgagtgtgtgtgtgcaagagtgtgtgtgtttgtgtgcaagagtgtgtgtgtgagagtgtgtatgtgtctgtgagtgtgtgtgtgtgtgtgtgtgtgtgagtgtgtgtgtgcaagagtgtgtgtgtgagagtgtgtgtgtgtgcaagagtgtgtgtgtgagagtgtgtgtgtgcgagagtgtgtgtgtgcaagagtgtgtgtgtgagagagtgtgtgtgtgtgtgtgtgtgcaagagtgtgtgtgtgagagtgtgtgtgtgcgagagtgtgtgtgtgtgtgtgtgtgtgtgtgtgtgtgtgtgcgtatactTACAGATAAATACAGCATGGTGTACAGTGAAAATGAGGCGTGTCCAGAGAAGAAGGATTTcctaaaaaagacaaaaaaaaaagaaaacatttaacacatgatatattttaataaactaatattaacaaaacaaaacaaaacaaaaacacagttcTTCTTACTGAAATCTCGTGATAATCAACTCAAAGTTCAAATTTTGAatcatagtttttttatataattctttCTATCATGCTGTTCATATTGTGTGGTTCTTTATCTGTTTGCACACCGAatcattttcatacattttcaaTAGTCCTCTAAGGCGAGTGTGGGAAGGCATGCAGCTGGAAAACATGCTGAAAACAATGTTTCATTCATCCTTCACAAATATAGCTGTGGAAAATAGCAGCAAAAAGTGCAGCGGCAAAGGTCTGTGTAACAATAATAAGGAAGCAGTTACTTAATAAATacgtaataataaatattataaaaagatattttagaGTTTGTTTGTCACCTGACACTGATTggcttacattcattcatcatctaccgcttatccgaactacctcgggtgcctatctcaggcgtcattgggcatcaaggcaggatacaccctggacggagtgccaacccatcacagggcacacacacacacacacacacacacacacactctcattcactcacacactcacacactacggacaattttccagagatgccaatcaacctaccatgcatgtctttggaccgggggaggaaaccggagtacccagaggaaacccccgaggcacggggagaacatgcaaactccacacacacaaggtggaggcgggaatcgaacccccaaccctggaggtgtgagtcaaacgtgttaaccactaagccaccgtgacccccattgGCTTATATATTTAACTGAATAGTTTTCTCACAGCAATCACAGTTTTTAAGGACTTCCTTTGAAAGAGACCGACTTTCGCATGTTCTGACTGATATTTAAGTGTAATTACTGTGTTGACGCCTGGCATAAAACACACCGCAAGAACGGTGTAAATACAGCAGGGTTTGTCTAAAACAGATGACTAAATACCGCATATGAGAAAGATCATCGTGATCTTCGTAAATGGaagtgaggaagtgtgtgtcagtgacttAGTGAGCGAGTATTAACACGTGGAtctgtgtgtacgtatgtgtgtctTTAAGATCTTATTGTCTTAATGTCTTATCCGATGTCCCCAGAAGGATAGGAATATTTTGAACCTATGGAGacatttggctttttttttttttttacttaaaagtcaacctttaattataaacaaacaaataaatagataaaaaataataattcttaagAATAATATTTCTTAAGAATAACACCTATGTGAGTTTGAAGTCTTCGCTAACACAGTAAAACAAACCTCCGTGTGTGGGTGTTGTATTAATGTACGTATCTATATAACTCACCTCGCCTCCTGCACCTTGCTAGGGTCACCCAAGCACTTGTAGTAGGTGATGTAACCATCAGAACAGTTGATTTGCGAGTAGTCTGGATTGCACACATGCAGAAAGTGTGGTCTCATGCGCCCCACTGACACCTTAACGATATCCGTGAACGACTGGCTGACGGCGCAGCCGAAGATGAACACGCCGACTTGCCGATAAATGGCGGAGATGTACGGGTTTCCCACAAACGAGTGAGAGCCCTGCTTTAGGCAACGGATCCTGTAGCACTCGCAAATCACAATCTGCAGGCCAGGGAGAGacatcagatatttatttgctcaaaaaaaattaaaataaataaataaataaaaaataacaagtaAAGAAAATCAGAACACCTGCTGAATGCGTCGTTATATGGTAAAGTCTTAGACATGCGTAGTGGATGTTAGATGtacatgcaaataaaattagttgacaatgagtgcgtgagtgagagagtgtgtgagagagagagatagagagatagagagagagagagagagagagagagagagagagagagagagagagagagaggagaacagGTTTATGAGTAACGGCATTAACCTGCCTCTCATGTAAGAGGTGACATTTAGTGATGGTAATTATATGGAAGGTATTTAAAGTGACCTTTTCATAAAGTAACAGCTGTGGAttatgagttgttttttttaaatggtattTATCTGTAAGTATATTAACTTTCTGCCTCATTTTCTGTCTCATTTTCTGTCTCCTTTATATGACCTCGTTTCATATAAATCCATAGAATCTGTTTTATCATAGCTTTATCTTTGCCAGAAACGGTGTCCTAGATTTCAGGAAGCCGACATCAGCTGTCACGGATGCTATTAAAAGTTCTCTCAGATCGAATAAAGAGAAGTCAGAAGCCCACCAGCTGCAGAGTTATGCATATCAGCAGGCTTAGATCTGATCTCCTAAATAGAAAGTACACAGCAGAAATAAACGTTTGCCTAATACCGCTTTAGGTTAAAGGTGGTTTGATATCTCTCACTATTTATATAGCTATTTATATCCATTATTAGGGGAATCtactgatcctgatcctgatctgCTTTTGTTTCCTTGTGCTtccaaaaaaaatgattcacaataaacattacattatatatatatatatctgaaaaaaatcataataaaggATCAATCGAAGTGGCAATCACAGAAAAAAGACAGCAATggcagaagaaaaagaacagaagcCCAAAAGCAACCCCTGAACATGATGAGTTCTCTGTCATATTTAGTTAGTTGTAGGTTCTCTTTGTAAGATGGATATGAATGGTTTAGTTCTGGTGGAGTTTTATGTTTACCTACTATGTTAATTAAGCCAATGGTTATTTCGGGTAGATCTCATACCCGACTTGTTTCACTGAGGTTAATTGGAGGGGGGTGGGTGGGATGTGAAGGTCTATGCCTAAAGGAGTGGGGTGAAGTATGATATCTAAGAGGATATAAGAGAGCACTTACAGAGACGATGGCACTAACAATGCCAGCGAGACCGAGCACGGCATCGCTTATGGTTTCTCCATTTTTATAAGGATACCGGATGGACTGGTCACTGCAGTAAAACCCGCGTTGATACGGCTCGATCACGCTAGTTTCAATTAACAGGAAAGGCAGGGCAGCTatagcaagagagaaagagagagagagagagagagagagagagagagagagagagagagagagagagagagagagacagagagagtgagagtgagagagagagtgagagagagtgagagagagagtgagagagagagagagagagagagagagagggagagagagaggaagagagaaaaagagagagagggaaagagagagatgcttCAAGTTAgttacagacaaacagaaagacacacGCACAGGAGGCGAAGTGGCACAGCACAGCACGCACAGCAGCCAAAAATTATGCGATACACAAGAAAGGTGGAGAGCTTCTGACATGGAGGACTGGCCATTAAAAGAGGATTGGGTTCACCACATTGCTATATGTTTTCTTCTCTTATGCAaatcatttctattttattattaaaaaaataataatatttctagACCTAGAGTTCTACAGGGTTCTATTTCACCTTCTATACTACACAGTATGCCTGGgaatctttatatatttatcactCTTTTAGAGGCCTCAGTCTCCCATGCTTTCCCCCAGTCTTGCCCAGCACCATGCCCCGAGTCTGATGCCCCCATCAGGGGCACTTACGCTGGCGAGGGGCAGGAGGATGCCCACAGCCATCAGCACGGAAGATGGTACAGTGCTGTTCTTAAAGGCGTATCGGATGCTGTCGTCCGTGCAGTAGAAGCCGCGCTGGTACGGCTGTATTGAAGACTTGTGTAGCACCATGGAGGGCAGCATGACTGCGCAGAACATACACATGTCGTCACACACAGACTTACCTGAGATGCTGTGCTGCTCGTAATTACATACATTtaactctatttatttatttaatatacaatCTCACCTGTATTATTCAGAGTATTAAACAggataatgtattttattttatatatatataaaatatatatatacgtatatatatatacacacaaacacacacacacacacacatatatatatatatatatatatatatatatatatatatatatatatatatatatatatatatatatatataaggacaCAGTATATTTCACAGTCATCCTGCAGAGTTTCTCGTTGACTCAAAAGGGTGCCTAAGCACTTCTTATCTACTAACTTAACACAAAAATACTGTATGCTGTATACTAACATTCAAACAATACACATTCTCAGTTAGcatagtcatttaaaaaaagcacaatagTAGCAGTACCAGTTTAGCATATTGTGAAAGCCAAAGCAGAGTTTAAAGCTGAAGACAATGCGTTCTAAATAGCATTACTTAAAATCCCTTAAATACACTAAACTTGAGAGAGTGCTTCAGCAAACGTGAATATACAACACTGTGCTGTTCCCTGTTTGTTCCTCTGAGGGATGTTTTAACGGTTTAATAGACAGCTTTTCTCTCTAATTAGTTCTCTCTAATTTTCTCTCTTAGTAATTagttttcatttcttctttttaaaggtTAGATCAGATttaatccaaataaaaaaaaaatctggtgttttttattgttttttattttactggattattttaaagatttcaGAGGACCTATAAATTAGGTTTGTAAAGACGTGTCTAAGCTAATCACATTGTGATTGATTTAATGATTGGTTTATTATGAAATTATACAGAAATGCTTAGCTAGCTTAGCTCATAtttgatgtgtgtatttatgtgttattgtatatcgttgctgtcaggcagaatcctcgtatctccaaaaccattatttttcaggaaattaaaaaaacgctgtatttttttgagttattaaacattgtatcgttaaagttgttattataccttatattgctatcatatactgttgtgtaccaacattaacacgaCATTTTCCCAAAgccacgttttatcggagatacaagctttatgacttgtgagcagggagatacgagattatgctgtcattgataagaacggtacggacacagacgtcgctgctgccagcagtgttcaataaagactgcggtcacgttgagattagcgctcaagctattttcaagactggttcaagattggttaataacttgtaaaaataacagacccatgtggggactgacccatagcatcgatatgtgaaaaaatatgaaattgaccaaatttggacatacaaggtttctgcccgacagcgacgatatatatccGAAGCTGTTCACTTCTACCACAAATCCATACCACAGAGGTTTACCATACTTTCCCAATAAATACCAAAATCTATTAGGTCCACTTAAGAAGTGCAGAGTTCGCAGCCCACTGTGTTATTTggaagaaaggggaaaaaaatgccaGTCTGGAAGCAGAGCCCAAAATGGCTTGCTCATTAACATTGTTAAAATGTCACATCTCTAGTAAAACACGTCATCTGTCACGCAGAGAAAATAAACCTAGATTTCCAAATCAAAGCAAAGAAAATGCAAGCGGTTCAAAACATGTAGCGAGAGCTCTTAAGACGGCTTTTATGAAAGGTCGTAAAATGTGTGAATAACAAGAAAAACAGGGCTAAGCTTACACTGGCCACCCAAATCTCTGGAACGGTCTTTGGGATGGCAAGAAACAGCGGGATAAGGAAGAGCTCTAGGTTTATGTGGTTAGAGAAAAGAGGTGAAACACACAAGTCAATGAGTAACGGCCAACTTTCATTTGGAAGTACTTTGAAAGTCAGGTTTGAACTCCTTTTGGCAAGAAAAACCATGAGGTCAAAAAGGCatgcaacagcagcagcacttTTCCAAACCCTAACGCAAAATGACAGTCAGAAGTTCTTAAATCCCAGTACTGGAATAATTCATAGGCACGAGCTggtattcaatatattccgtATCACCACAACACGGCTGAACTTTTTCTTGCTTCAGTCACAGGCTTCAGTCACAGGCTTCACCTGCGTAAACAAAGTGTGTGCAGTCGTAAGGAATCACATTTAGGAAGGTGAACCACTGGTGAGGGTCGGCGAGTTTGCAGACTTGGAAAGACTTCATGGGAACAGTCTGTGCACCGGGGAAACACCCACCGGTACGGATACTTCATAAACACGTCTGGATTCTTCCCACATCTGCGTTAAATCGACTTGTAAAAACGGCCTGCGATCGATCAGAGGCGGGTTATGAAGATGCACGTGGACGTTTGTGTCTGCGTTTCCATCTACAGAGTTCTTGGCTAATAGAGAAATTTCAGCTTGAAATTTCCATCACATTGTTGTGGGTCTGTGCACGCTCAAATTATGATGCAaatgagcatgagagagagagagagagagaatgaaaaaacaGTTCCGTTGTCAACCAAAGAGCGAGCTTTGGAGTGAgtgaaagatagatagagaaaagCAATCATAGCATTATTGCATGTGGGAACTCCAATGGCAGAGCACTGACCCCTTACTGAGCCTTAAAAATAAGCCCAACAGCAACATGGGAGAATGCAGAGTAGCAAATACAAAGCCTAAATAGCCTTGaaaagagtgtgagtgtgtgtttgtgtatgtgtgcctctCCACCAAACGTTCCTGAAAGGCTCTCTGTATATGGCTGCACTGCCAGCCACACTATGCCAGGCAGGAATTGTTCAACCCATCATGCCATCACCATGAGAGATGGCTGGTATGTGGATATTCTGTCCCTccccatcaaacacacacacacacacacacacacacacacacacacgattcctATTCTCttgccctaaccctaattcgcTTCTTATGCCTGGGCTCACTTGCGTCACGGGACAGAAGCTGTACGACTTCAAATGAAACAGAGCCATAAATAATAGACTCATGCTGCTTTGCCTTAATGTCTCTCTATCCTTCTCTATCTGTGGTTCTCTTAAACAAACACGAGTGACCTGTGTGATAGATTAAGGACGTTTTGCtttaaggagagagagagagagcatactGAATAGACAGTCACTCAAACAATGTGCTTCCCTTCATTAGTAGAAAGCAAAGGTTTCATTTAGTAATCTAGAAGTTTGCTTGGTTTGGTTTAAAGGCCAGTAGAGAACcaatggagttttttttttcttcagagaaaaacagaacCGCTTTACAATATGCCTTGATTTAAACATTTGACTTTTGAACAACCCCTGAGAATCAGACAACATTTGACATTGATCtaattttaacaaattaaaaataaaaaaaaacatcaggttGTGTGTCATAAGAGAACCTGAGAAGACAAAGAGCGATATACCAGGAGCCCCCAGATTTACTTGCTATAAACAAACACTTCGACCAACGAGCCTCCACAGACGGATCGCTCGGTTAGAGCCTAATGAAATTCATCTGGAGCCAAAATGCGCTAAGGTTTCATCTTGAGAAAGGCAAACTATGTAAGATAAACATATACAATACCGCACACCAGAACACAAGAGCAATGAAAAACTGGGTGGCAGTGAGAAGAATTTTTTAAAGGGAATTTTCCTATTTGGGTTATCAGATGCAGGCAGCAGTTTCCCGCAGCAGAAACAGAGAGCTGGCGAGAGCAGGAGTCACGGGTCGCCTGAAGCTCAAGATGGCACATAATGTCAAGTCCGGGTCAAACATGACTGTTTATACAAGTAATGAGTGCAGGGAAGCTATTTGTTGGCACAGCCTTATCAGATATGATGCTTTGGAGGATTTGTAGTTTCATACAACTTGTCCCTCATATTGCAAGTCTAAACTGAGAATTATTAGGACAAGTTGTATGAAACTACAAATCCTCCAAAGCATCATATCTGATAAGGCTGTGCCAACAAATAGCTTCCCTGCACTCATTACTTGTATAAACAGtcatgtttgagtgtgtgtgtgtccgtgtgtgtgtgagtgcgtgtgtgtgtgtccgtgtgtgtgtgcctgtgtgtgtgtgtgtgtccgtgtgtgtatgtgcgcgtgtgtccgtgtgtgtgtgcccgtgtgtgtgtgtgtatccgtgtgtgtgcacgtgtgtgtgtgtgtgtgtccgtgtttgtgtgtctgtgagtgtgtgcccatgtgtgtgtgtccgtgtgtgtgtacgtgtgtgtgtgtccgtgtccctgtgtgtccgtgtgtgtccctgtgtgtgtgtccctgtgtgtgtgtgtgtatccgtgtgtgtgcacgtgtgtgtgtgtccgtgtttgtgtgtctgtgagtgtgtgcccatgtgtgtgtgtgtgtgtccgtgtgtgtgtgagtgcgtgtgtgtgtgtccgtgtgtgtgtgcctgtgtgtgtgtgtgtgtccgtgtgtgtatgtgcgcgtgtgtccgtgtgtgtgtgcccgtgtgtgtgtgtatccgtgtgtgtgcacgtgtgtgtgtgtgtgtgtccgtgtttgtgtgtctgtgagtgtgtgcccatgtgtgtgtgtccgtgtgtgtgtacgtgtgtgtgtgtccgtgtccctgtgtgtccgtgtgtgtccctgtgtgtgtgtccctgtgtgtgtgtgtatccgtgtgtgtgcacgtgtgtgtgtgtccgtgtttgtgtgtctgtgagtgtgtgcccatgtgtgtgtgtgtgtccgtgtgtgtgtgtacgtgtgtgtgtgtccgtgtccctgtgtgtccctgtgtgtgtgtccctgtgtgtgtgtgtgtgtgtgtgtgcatgctgaaCATCTGATAACCATCAGATTCAGGAAAATCAAGGAactgtgcttgtgttttttggCACCAGCATGCAGCAACACCTATGACGTTAATGGAGACGAGGTTATAGTTTAGTCGTCTAGCCAAAActcatcattttgttttcatcaggttgtctgtgtgtataactaGGAACGCCTCTGTTTCATCCACAGTTATTTCCCATGTTATTTACATGACATGGAAATCTCCAAACTGCTTGGTTAGTCATGTTTATCATATATGATGATCTGGCACAATGGTGCGCCATCACTTCACAGCTTTATAATCTCAGGATCTTGAGTTATTGTCTGCGTGgagttttacatgttctctTCCTCCTTTCTTGCCAGAACATGCTGGTAGATATCCAGTGCTGGTCTTCACTAAATtgactgaatgagtgtgtgaatgtggccCGTCAAGGACTGACAAGTTTGACCAAAACTGTCAGCATTTCACCTCTTTAAC is a window of Tachysurus vachellii isolate PV-2020 chromosome 3, HZAU_Pvac_v1, whole genome shotgun sequence DNA encoding:
- the plpp3 gene encoding phospholipid phosphatase 3 isoform X2, with translation MASETRNGGTSAYSNNGTSKTKRILLIVMDIICMILVMLPSMVLHKSSIQPYQRGFYCTDDSIRYAFKNSTVPSSVLMAVGILLPLASIVICECYRIRCLKQGSHSFVGNPYISAIYRQVGVFIFGCAVSQSFTDIVKVSVGRMRPHFLHVCNPDYSQINCSDGYITYYKCLGDPSKVQEARKSFFSGHASFSLYTMLYLSFYLQSRFTWRGARLLRPLVQFTLLMMAFYTGLSRVSDHKHHATDVLAGFVQGALVAYCIVFYVSDLFKPKVKTVSLPVSLPSTIRKELLPSSDSKDRNNHHNMV
- the plpp3 gene encoding phospholipid phosphatase 3 isoform X1, with amino-acid sequence MASETRNGGTSAYSNNGTSKTKRILLIVMDIICMILAALPFLLIETSVIEPYQRGFYCSDQSIRYPYKNGETISDAVLGLAGIVSAIVSIVICECYRIRCLKQGSHSFVGNPYISAIYRQVGVFIFGCAVSQSFTDIVKVSVGRMRPHFLHVCNPDYSQINCSDGYITYYKCLGDPSKVQEARKSFFSGHASFSLYTMLYLSFYLQSRFTWRGARLLRPLVQFTLLMMAFYTGLSRVSDHKHHATDVLAGFVQGALVAYCIVFYVSDLFKPKVKTVSLPVSLPSTIRKELLPSSDSKDRNNHHNMV